A single genomic interval of Lactococcus sp. S-13 harbors:
- a CDS encoding serine hydrolase: MQKLRNKFNIGVGLVMLLMLIPSFFAFPKFQKNTEKQSSKHGNVVVADKLVENKLWTSLPERAVAYKDLQTYSDAELTKVNGNIPQKTQLDITEVTGKAFKLKNGNYISADKKDVISDVPLSREPKQQTLYTNKSVNVFYNPVTTYDNQVLSVLKGNQELLSDKIAQTYWGKYYEISLSNGQKGWISEKDISLENPKLQQVQALLNEKYNNKKYSIYVKQIDNDFTAGINQNEKMYSASLSKLPILYWTQKQLNDGKASLNDQLLYTTSINTFYGSYQPEGTGNLPKTADNKSYSLQDIINRTAKLSDNVGSNMLAYYETQQFSATYQNEITQIAGSPWNPKERQASAQMVGKVLEALYNEGGAAFNALFNTSFDDVKIRAAIPQNVPVAHKIGGADNDNHDAAIIFTSEPYLLVIETQGATDEQIQKISQDIYGVMK; the protein is encoded by the coding sequence ATGCAAAAACTCAGAAATAAATTCAATATCGGTGTAGGCTTGGTGATGCTCTTGATGCTCATCCCAAGCTTTTTTGCATTTCCAAAATTTCAAAAAAATACAGAAAAACAATCCTCTAAACATGGAAATGTTGTTGTAGCAGACAAATTAGTTGAAAATAAGTTATGGACAAGCCTCCCCGAAAGAGCCGTTGCTTACAAAGACTTACAGACCTACAGTGATGCCGAGTTAACCAAAGTAAATGGGAATATTCCACAGAAAACTCAGTTGGACATCACCGAAGTTACAGGGAAAGCTTTTAAGCTAAAAAACGGGAATTATATTTCCGCGGATAAAAAAGACGTTATCTCTGATGTGCCCCTCTCTCGAGAACCAAAGCAGCAAACCCTTTATACCAATAAGTCTGTCAACGTCTTTTACAACCCAGTTACAACCTATGATAATCAAGTTTTATCCGTTTTAAAAGGCAACCAAGAACTTTTATCCGATAAAATTGCTCAAACATATTGGGGAAAATACTATGAAATATCATTGAGTAATGGCCAAAAAGGATGGATATCAGAAAAAGATATCTCTTTAGAAAATCCAAAGCTACAGCAAGTTCAAGCTCTACTTAACGAAAAATATAACAACAAAAAATACTCGATTTATGTCAAACAAATTGACAATGACTTTACAGCCGGTATCAATCAAAATGAAAAAATGTATTCTGCAAGCTTATCAAAATTGCCGATTCTCTATTGGACGCAAAAACAGCTTAATGACGGCAAAGCTTCACTCAATGATCAGCTTTTGTATACGACATCAATCAACACTTTTTATGGCAGCTACCAACCAGAGGGGACAGGTAATCTCCCCAAGACAGCAGACAATAAATCTTATAGTCTTCAAGATATCATCAACCGCACGGCGAAACTTTCAGACAATGTTGGGAGCAATATGTTGGCTTACTATGAAACTCAGCAGTTTAGTGCCACTTATCAAAACGAAATCACTCAAATTGCAGGAAGCCCATGGAATCCCAAAGAGCGTCAAGCCTCAGCCCAAATGGTTGGAAAAGTATTAGAGGCACTCTACAATGAAGGTGGTGCGGCTTTCAATGCTCTGTTTAACACCTCATTTGATGATGTAAAAATCAGAGCCGCTATTCCACAAAACGTTCCTGTTGCTCACAAAATAGGTGGAGCAGACAATGACAATCACGATGCGGCCATCATCTTTACCTCAGAACCATATCTCCTTGTTATTGAAACTCAAGGAGCAACTGATGAACAAATTCAAAAAATATCACAAGACATTTATGGAGTGATGAAATGA
- a CDS encoding septum formation initiator family protein: MAKQIIQLDNEYIQKKKQKAVVPAPKRKHLGFILVIAILLFSLASMSLIKSYENLQKQVALEQTAKKQYQSLSAEVNTKKQEITKLQNPLYLQKFARSQGQEFSQSDEKVFDTNNPLIGGAKP; the protein is encoded by the coding sequence ATGGCTAAACAAATCATTCAATTAGATAACGAATATATTCAAAAAAAGAAGCAGAAAGCAGTTGTGCCAGCACCAAAAAGAAAGCACTTGGGCTTTATTCTAGTCATTGCAATCTTACTTTTTAGTCTGGCTAGCATGAGTTTGATAAAATCTTATGAAAATTTGCAAAAGCAAGTTGCGCTGGAACAAACCGCGAAAAAGCAATATCAAAGCTTATCCGCTGAAGTGAATACCAAAAAACAAGAAATTACCAAACTGCAAAATCCCCTTTATTTGCAAAAATTCGCGCGTTCACAAGGACAAGAATTTTCACAAAGTGATGAAAAAGTTTTTGACACTAACAATCCCTTGATTGGTGGAGCAAAACCATGA
- the tilS gene encoding tRNA lysidine(34) synthetase TilS, with product MTPAQLKFLKECETNAYFSDHSKVLIALSGGQDSMTLFNWLYDLKENLQIELGIAHINHGQRKVSNFEEEKLRELAKDKEVSIYVDKFTGGFTEKKAREFRYHFFEKIMIENGYTAIVTAHHKGDVVETVLMREITGRPLRSLQGIAERQPFASGELIRPLLSFDKSELDAPYFFEDQTNQGTAYFRNRVRNQLIPELTKENPRFSEAMMDLTDEIKQAMCVISDKISELDILGKKITTKQFLSQSEALQHFILQAYFAQFPEVKISKKKFSELLHIINRSQQYHEPFNKDFDFIKTDVQFYIEKKQVNLEKELIILTENPRDESFMEIYLPEKGEIEIRKRQPGDKILINGHHKKLRKFFIDNHIPLEKRENSLIFVEKRLYAIVGVVCSDLSKAAKNGKIKRILWVKPSIREEIHHA from the coding sequence ATGACACCAGCTCAACTTAAGTTCTTAAAAGAATGTGAAACGAATGCTTATTTTTCTGACCATTCAAAAGTCTTAATTGCCTTATCGGGTGGTCAAGACTCGATGACCCTATTTAATTGGCTCTATGATTTAAAGGAAAATTTACAGATTGAACTCGGTATTGCACATATCAATCACGGGCAGCGAAAAGTATCAAATTTTGAAGAAGAGAAGCTGAGAGAGCTTGCTAAAGATAAAGAAGTTTCAATTTATGTTGACAAGTTTACAGGAGGGTTTACAGAAAAGAAAGCTCGTGAATTTCGCTATCATTTTTTTGAAAAAATAATGATTGAAAATGGCTACACAGCAATTGTAACAGCTCATCATAAAGGTGACGTTGTTGAGACTGTGCTGATGAGAGAAATCACAGGCAGGCCTTTGAGAAGTTTACAAGGAATTGCTGAACGACAACCATTCGCCAGCGGAGAATTGATTCGACCTTTATTAAGTTTTGACAAATCAGAGTTAGATGCGCCCTATTTTTTTGAAGATCAAACCAATCAAGGAACAGCCTACTTTCGCAACAGGGTACGCAATCAACTCATTCCAGAATTGACTAAAGAAAACCCTCGTTTTTCAGAAGCGATGATGGACTTGACTGATGAGATAAAACAAGCTATGTGTGTTATTTCAGATAAGATTTCAGAGCTTGATATTTTGGGAAAAAAAATAACAACAAAACAATTTCTTAGTCAATCAGAAGCCTTGCAACACTTTATTTTACAAGCTTATTTTGCTCAATTTCCAGAAGTAAAAATAAGCAAGAAAAAGTTTTCTGAGCTGCTCCATATCATCAATCGTTCTCAACAATATCATGAACCGTTCAATAAAGATTTCGATTTCATCAAAACAGATGTACAGTTCTATATTGAAAAAAAGCAAGTAAATTTAGAAAAAGAGCTTATCATCCTCACTGAAAATCCTAGAGATGAAAGTTTTATGGAGATTTACTTACCAGAAAAAGGTGAAATTGAGATTAGAAAACGTCAACCAGGTGATAAAATTTTAATCAATGGACACCACAAAAAACTACGTAAATTTTTTATTGATAACCACATTCCATTGGAAAAAAGGGAAAACTCACTCATTTTTGTAGAAAAAAGACTTTATGCAATTGTTGGAGTGGTATGCTCTGATTTGAGTAAAGCCGCTAAAAATGGTAAAATTAAAAGAATATTATGGGTTAAACCCAGTATAAGAGAGGAAATACACCATGCTTGA
- the mfd gene encoding transcription-repair coupling factor: MNIIEFFDQNWQLQKWQQGFSKRERTLLTGLSGTAKSLVMANAYENVPDKYIIITDSQFHANELYDELSTLLGEEKVYQFFSDDNVYAEFALASKDRVAYRLEALNFLLDEAATGFLVVPFLALRSFLPSPENFLENYLLLTAGDTYDLKQLMTLLSAAGYEKTQRVMTPGEFSMRGDIVDIYPLEAENPIRLEFFGDEVDAIRSFDAESQRSLNHLDQLEIYPASDFILTEKEFDQGAKKLTDLTNSLTDSSAKSYMEEVISAAQNHYYHKDLRKFAEYFYGKKASLLNYFPKNVQLFIDDFQKVNDANNKLEMELADFILSEKTMGRAFDGQTYLADNMAKIRNYKPATFFSNFQKGLGNLRFDQLYNFKQHTMQQFFGQLELFYTEVERFVKQDFTVILAVSSEKLRKSLHELELDLHEVDSSSLQAGQVNLLDLQLANGFNFLDEKLVVMTEQEIFGKMRKKKARRLNITNAERLKDYNELAVGDFVVHKNHGIGKYLGLQTLEVGGMHRDYLTIQYQNGDTISVPVDHLDLLSKYSAGEGKTPKINKLNDGRWRKTMSTVSKQVEDISEDLIKLYAARQAMKGYAFAPDDANQEEFDGAFAYAETQDQIRSINEIKRDMELERPMDRLLVGDVGFGKTEVAMRAAFKAINDGKQVAILVPTTVLAEQHFNNFTERFINFGVNVEVLSRFQTKTQQAEILAKLKKGRVDLIIGTHRLLSKDVEFFDLGLMIIDEEQRFGVKHKERLKELKTQVDVLTLTATPIPRTLHMSMLGIRDLSVIETPPTNRYPVQTYVMETNYGVVRDAVLREISRGGQVYYVYNRVDTIEQKVSQLEELIPEARIGFIHGQMTEVQLENTLLAFIAGDYDVLVATTIIETGVDIPNSNTLFIENADMMGLSQLYQLRGRVGRSNRVAYAYFMYRPEKILSEISEKRLEAIKGFTELGSGFKIAMRDLSIRGAGNLLGSEQSGFIDSVGFDLYSQLLEEAVQAKLGGQKHRKRSNVELSLGLDAFIPAYYISDERQKIEIYKRIRQIDSRAIYEELQEELVDRFGEYPDEVAYLLEIGLLKHFADNALVEKIEKTNFEAVVTMEKSANTMYDPQEYFKALAETTMKASVGEKYGKMTFRFKIEKRNLVVLMSEIMNFVESLSGIRDEHEKN; this comes from the coding sequence ATGAATATTATTGAATTTTTTGACCAAAATTGGCAGTTGCAAAAATGGCAACAAGGCTTTTCCAAGCGCGAGCGTACGTTGCTGACAGGTCTGTCAGGAACAGCGAAGAGTTTGGTTATGGCCAATGCTTATGAAAATGTCCCTGACAAGTACATCATTATTACGGATAGTCAATTTCATGCCAATGAGCTGTATGACGAGTTATCAACGCTCCTTGGCGAGGAAAAAGTTTATCAATTTTTCTCAGATGACAATGTGTATGCGGAATTTGCCTTGGCTTCCAAAGATCGTGTGGCTTATCGGCTTGAGGCCCTAAATTTCCTGTTGGATGAGGCTGCAACAGGCTTTTTAGTGGTTCCTTTTTTAGCTTTGCGAAGTTTTTTACCGAGTCCCGAGAATTTTTTGGAAAATTATCTGTTGTTAACTGCTGGAGATACCTACGATTTGAAGCAATTGATGACCTTGCTGTCTGCTGCAGGCTACGAGAAAACTCAGCGCGTGATGACACCAGGTGAATTTTCGATGCGAGGAGATATTGTTGATATTTATCCTTTGGAAGCTGAAAATCCGATCCGTTTGGAGTTTTTTGGCGATGAAGTCGATGCTATTCGCTCTTTTGATGCTGAAAGCCAGCGCTCGCTTAATCATTTAGACCAATTGGAAATTTATCCTGCAAGTGACTTTATTTTGACGGAAAAGGAATTTGATCAAGGAGCTAAAAAGCTGACGGATTTGACAAATTCACTGACGGATTCATCCGCAAAATCTTATATGGAGGAAGTGATTTCTGCAGCACAAAATCATTATTACCACAAAGACTTACGTAAGTTTGCTGAGTATTTTTATGGTAAAAAAGCATCACTTTTAAATTATTTTCCTAAAAATGTGCAGCTTTTCATTGATGATTTTCAAAAAGTCAACGACGCCAACAATAAGTTGGAAATGGAATTGGCTGATTTTATTTTGTCTGAGAAAACGATGGGTCGTGCTTTTGATGGACAGACTTATCTAGCTGATAATATGGCTAAAATTCGTAATTACAAACCAGCAACTTTTTTCTCAAATTTTCAGAAAGGTTTGGGAAATCTCAGATTTGATCAACTTTATAATTTTAAACAACATACAATGCAACAATTTTTTGGTCAATTGGAGTTGTTTTATACTGAGGTTGAGCGATTTGTAAAACAAGATTTTACAGTGATATTGGCTGTTTCTTCAGAAAAATTAAGAAAATCTCTCCATGAATTAGAACTAGATTTACATGAAGTTGACAGCTCAAGTTTACAGGCTGGTCAAGTGAATTTGCTCGATTTGCAACTGGCTAATGGCTTTAATTTCCTTGATGAAAAGCTTGTTGTAATGACTGAGCAGGAAATTTTTGGAAAAATGCGTAAGAAAAAAGCGCGCAGACTCAATATTACTAACGCTGAACGTCTCAAAGATTACAATGAGTTGGCAGTGGGAGATTTTGTTGTCCATAAAAATCATGGGATTGGGAAATATCTTGGTTTACAGACCCTTGAAGTGGGCGGGATGCACCGGGATTATCTGACCATTCAATACCAAAATGGTGATACGATTTCTGTGCCTGTCGATCATCTTGATTTGCTAAGCAAATATTCCGCAGGTGAGGGTAAAACGCCTAAAATCAATAAGCTCAATGATGGGCGCTGGCGCAAAACCATGTCAACGGTCAGCAAACAAGTCGAGGACATTTCTGAGGATTTAATCAAACTTTATGCAGCTAGACAGGCGATGAAAGGTTATGCTTTTGCACCTGACGATGCCAATCAAGAAGAGTTTGATGGCGCCTTCGCTTATGCCGAAACTCAAGATCAGATTCGATCAATCAATGAAATCAAGCGAGACATGGAGTTAGAACGCCCAATGGATCGTTTACTGGTCGGAGATGTTGGATTTGGAAAGACTGAAGTCGCTATGCGGGCGGCTTTCAAAGCAATCAATGATGGTAAACAAGTTGCCATTCTCGTGCCAACTACTGTGCTTGCAGAGCAACATTTTAATAATTTTACGGAACGTTTTATCAATTTTGGAGTCAATGTAGAAGTACTCAGTCGTTTTCAAACCAAAACCCAACAAGCAGAGATTCTAGCAAAATTAAAAAAAGGACGGGTAGATTTAATCATCGGAACGCATCGTTTGCTGTCCAAAGACGTGGAATTTTTTGATTTGGGCTTGATGATTATTGATGAAGAGCAACGTTTTGGAGTCAAACACAAAGAGCGCTTGAAAGAGCTGAAAACACAGGTTGATGTGTTGACATTGACTGCAACACCAATTCCACGGACTTTGCATATGTCCATGCTGGGGATTCGTGATTTGTCAGTGATTGAAACCCCTCCTACTAATCGTTACCCTGTGCAGACCTATGTCATGGAAACCAATTATGGTGTGGTGCGTGATGCGGTACTACGGGAAATTTCGCGCGGTGGACAGGTTTACTATGTTTACAATCGGGTTGACACGATTGAACAGAAAGTTTCCCAGTTGGAAGAGCTAATTCCAGAGGCTCGGATTGGTTTTATTCATGGTCAAATGACAGAGGTACAGTTGGAAAATACTTTGCTGGCCTTTATTGCTGGTGATTATGATGTGCTAGTGGCGACAACAATTATTGAAACAGGGGTTGATATTCCAAACAGTAATACACTCTTCATCGAGAACGCTGATATGATGGGCTTGTCCCAGCTTTATCAATTGCGCGGACGTGTGGGCCGTTCCAATCGAGTGGCCTATGCTTACTTTATGTATCGTCCTGAAAAAATATTGTCTGAAATCTCGGAAAAGCGTCTGGAGGCGATTAAAGGATTTACAGAGCTGGGCTCAGGATTCAAGATTGCCATGCGCGATCTTTCTATTCGCGGTGCCGGAAATCTTTTGGGAAGTGAACAATCTGGTTTCATTGATTCTGTCGGTTTTGATTTGTATTCGCAACTTTTGGAGGAAGCGGTTCAGGCAAAACTTGGAGGTCAAAAACACAGAAAACGATCAAATGTCGAACTTTCTTTGGGTTTGGATGCCTTCATTCCAGCGTATTATATTTCAGATGAGCGTCAAAAAATTGAGATTTACAAACGAATTCGCCAGATTGATAGTCGCGCAATTTATGAAGAATTGCAAGAGGAGTTGGTCGATCGTTTTGGTGAATATCCTGATGAAGTCGCTTATCTTTTGGAAATTGGTCTCTTGAAACATTTCGCAGATAATGCTTTGGTGGAAAAAATCGAGAAGACAAATTTTGAAGCAGTTGTCACGATGGAAAAATCAGCCAACACGATGTACGATCCGCAAGAATATTTTAAAGCACTGGCAGAAACGACGATGAAAGCTTCGGTTGGTGAAAAATATGGCAAAATGACTTTCCGTTTTAAAATCGAAAAACGAAATTTAGTGGTGCTGATGAGTGAAATCATGAACTTTGTGGAAAGTTTGTCGGGCATTCGTGATGAGCATGAAAAGAATTGA
- a CDS encoding RNA-binding protein, with the protein MIGQVENVTRFGLFVRIIADENDLINPSVKILRENADENSVSKKVGLLRWSAVPKGLPKIQIGDLIGISIEKEHENGKIDLVYQEKNFKSTYGTFLEKSEQALQKLQELNKEIR; encoded by the coding sequence ATGATTGGACAAGTTGAAAATGTGACTCGTTTTGGTTTATTTGTGAGAATTATTGCTGACGAAAATGATTTAATCAATCCGTCAGTAAAAATTCTCAGAGAAAATGCTGACGAAAATTCCGTCAGTAAAAAAGTCGGTTTATTGCGCTGGTCAGCGGTGCCAAAAGGCTTACCCAAGATTCAAATTGGTGATTTGATAGGCATAAGTATTGAAAAAGAACATGAGAATGGCAAAATAGACCTTGTTTATCAAGAAAAAAATTTCAAAAGTACCTATGGTACTTTTTTGGAAAAGAGCGAGCAAGCCCTCCAAAAGCTGCAAGAACTAAATAAGGAAATCAGATAA
- a CDS encoding RNA-binding S4 domain-containing protein — MRLDKFLKVSRLIKRRPVAKEVADKGRIKINGKLAKSSSDVKFNDIIEIRFGNKIVEVRVIELKEFTRKEDADKMYELISETRVKAEDEL, encoded by the coding sequence ATGAGATTAGATAAGTTTTTAAAAGTTTCGCGCTTGATTAAACGTCGTCCAGTTGCGAAAGAAGTTGCCGACAAAGGTCGGATTAAAATCAATGGAAAATTAGCAAAATCATCTTCTGATGTAAAATTCAATGATATCATCGAGATTCGCTTTGGAAATAAAATTGTTGAAGTGCGCGTGATTGAGTTAAAAGAATTTACTCGCAAAGAAGATGCTGATAAAATGTACGAGCTTATCAGTGAAACCCGCGTCAAAGCTGAGGATGAACTGTAA
- a CDS encoding 4-hydroxyphenylacetate 3-hydroxylase N-terminal domain-containing protein, with the protein MTTKNGNLNDGRAVFYRGKKVEDMAAEPVFARTLKIVQRYYELQEEDPETYLYTDENGEQRSILFMPPKTVDDLAHKRKIYEQIARESYGFLGRTPDFIDTGVAILDYYADVLEKDERTDYAQNARDWAKRVKENDLFISHAIQNPQVDRQKGLTELLDEGQEFAAVWIKEERPDGVIIRGAKQVNTLAPLADELLVFNLPGLQEVDSKFALAFSLPLATDGVKMVCRKPTMKEEFSLKDYPLSGLFDEMDAFIILDDVFVPNENLFVCGSVEKSNAFFPASGFFVHTAHQDEVRGFVKLEFVTALAIRLAEKLGLTGFIRVQEMLGSLTVNLEMIKSSIIASEVTAQMENGVLTPNMQVLLAVRASLTHYYDEALRVIAELSSGSVVGVPDFREFENAEIAEILKASMTSPLIDAQDRALLLNLAWDITGESFGQRQRTYEFLHGGNPMWIKNMHWQTADLKTAHQMLDKVLNHAKTQK; encoded by the coding sequence ATGACAACTAAAAATGGAAATCTAAACGACGGACGTGCCGTTTTTTATCGTGGGAAAAAAGTTGAGGATATGGCAGCAGAGCCAGTTTTTGCGAGAACTTTGAAAATTGTTCAACGCTACTACGAACTGCAAGAAGAAGACCCAGAAACTTACCTTTACACTGACGAAAACGGCGAGCAACGTTCGATTTTGTTCATGCCACCAAAAACCGTTGACGATTTAGCCCATAAGCGCAAAATTTATGAACAGATTGCTCGTGAATCTTATGGATTTTTGGGAAGAACGCCAGATTTTATTGACACGGGTGTCGCCATTTTGGATTATTACGCAGATGTTTTAGAAAAAGATGAGCGGACAGATTATGCACAAAATGCGCGTGATTGGGCCAAAAGAGTCAAAGAAAATGATTTGTTTATTTCACACGCCATTCAAAATCCACAAGTTGATCGCCAAAAAGGATTGACAGAATTACTTGATGAAGGTCAAGAATTCGCCGCAGTTTGGATTAAAGAAGAACGACCAGATGGTGTAATCATTCGTGGAGCCAAGCAGGTCAACACTTTAGCTCCTCTTGCTGATGAATTGCTTGTGTTTAATTTACCAGGTTTACAAGAGGTTGACAGTAAGTTTGCCCTCGCATTTTCACTTCCCCTAGCGACAGACGGTGTGAAGATGGTCTGCCGGAAACCAACCATGAAAGAAGAATTTTCACTGAAAGACTATCCATTATCAGGTCTTTTTGATGAAATGGACGCCTTTATTATCTTGGATGATGTTTTTGTCCCGAATGAAAATCTATTTGTTTGTGGCTCAGTAGAAAAATCAAATGCTTTCTTTCCAGCCTCAGGATTTTTCGTTCACACTGCCCATCAAGACGAAGTACGCGGCTTTGTCAAATTAGAATTTGTCACTGCTTTGGCGATTCGTCTTGCTGAAAAACTAGGATTGACAGGATTCATACGCGTTCAAGAAATGCTGGGAAGCCTCACGGTCAATCTAGAAATGATTAAATCAAGCATTATTGCTAGTGAAGTCACTGCTCAGATGGAAAATGGCGTTTTAACACCAAATATGCAAGTTTTGCTGGCTGTACGTGCAAGTTTAACTCACTATTATGACGAAGCCTTACGGGTCATTGCCGAACTGTCAAGTGGTTCGGTCGTCGGTGTTCCAGATTTTCGTGAATTTGAAAATGCTGAGATTGCAGAGATTCTAAAAGCGAGTATGACAAGTCCCTTGATCGATGCTCAAGATCGTGCATTATTATTGAACTTAGCCTGGGATATCACAGGAGAGTCATTTGGACAACGTCAACGAACTTATGAATTTCTCCACGGAGGGAATCCGATGTGGATCAAAAATATGCACTGGCAGACAGCAGATCTAAAAACTGCTCATCAAATGTTGGATAAGGTTTTAAATCATGCAAAAACTCAGAAATAA